A part of Betaproteobacteria bacterium genomic DNA contains:
- the soxA gene encoding sulfur oxidation c-type cytochrome SoxA, with protein sequence MTRAHASLAAGVLLAFAALLPASAQADPESDRLTVRRGFEKRFPGIPFDDYVLGGFMLNPDGRRHYEDIMAFPPFEVEVDRGKAMWETPLRDGSTYAQCLPDGGRGVAGTYPRYDEKERQLITFEMMLNRCRAAAGDPQYAYDDMQTMGVLTAYARTLSDGSRMDIRVESPGALERYEAGKALFHRRMGQMNFSCANCHIDNAGKIMRMEIISPALGQATHFPIFRGGDVLYTAHARYTRCMEQVRAQPFSMGGDEFKDLEYFHSYLSNGLPLKASVYRR encoded by the coding sequence ATGACAAGGGCCCACGCGAGCCTGGCGGCGGGTGTTCTGCTCGCGTTTGCAGCGCTGCTCCCGGCAAGTGCGCAGGCAGATCCGGAATCGGATCGTCTGACGGTCCGGCGCGGATTCGAGAAGCGTTTTCCGGGGATCCCGTTCGACGATTACGTGCTGGGCGGGTTCATGCTCAATCCCGACGGGCGCCGTCACTACGAGGACATCATGGCCTTTCCACCGTTCGAAGTGGAGGTGGATCGGGGCAAGGCCATGTGGGAGACGCCGCTCCGCGACGGCAGCACTTACGCGCAGTGCCTGCCCGATGGAGGGAGGGGAGTTGCCGGAACCTATCCCCGATACGACGAGAAGGAACGGCAGCTGATCACGTTCGAGATGATGCTGAACCGCTGCCGCGCCGCGGCCGGCGATCCCCAGTACGCCTACGACGACATGCAGACCATGGGAGTGCTGACCGCCTATGCACGCACTCTGTCCGATGGAAGCCGGATGGATATCCGGGTGGAGTCGCCCGGCGCGCTGGAACGCTACGAAGCCGGCAAGGCGCTTTTCCATCGGCGCATGGGACAGATGAACTTCTCCTGCGCCAACTGCCACATCGACAACGCGGGCAAGATCATGCGCATGGAGATCATCTCCCCCGCGCTGGGTCAGGCGACGCACTTTCCCATCTTTCGCGGCGGAGATGTCCTGTACACGGCCCACGCGCGTTACACCCGGTGCATGGAGCAAGTGCGGGCTCAGCCCTTTTCCATGGGCGGCGACGAATTCAAGGATCTCGAGTATTTTCACTCCTACCTGAGCAACGGCCTGCCGTTAAAAGCCTCCGTCTATCGCCGATAA
- a CDS encoding tetratricopeptide repeat protein: MLLAANDAFAHGELESVTSHLQPLLQDDVPHPDALHLAAVAECRRGRFDQAQVLLARATDADPTRIDSWHTLAEVRFETGDAQGAVEALRALLAQDPGYRPAHERLVFALHASGRSDEAIDTYQMHRMLDWTFDTATNPAAVFHAQGRLGDAVDALRARIATDRKNAALWNLLGATRQAQAHLDTAIACFREAVTLDEHDVSAHRRLAFALDTAGELETAVQHYRRAMELDPSNAQASSDHLAARLYTGWPSMDEARAAYEEHDRRHGSGRFPVGATAGIRDTRRRLRIGYVSGDFFAHAISYFFEPLLEHHDRSRFEIVCYDRTPQRDAVSRRLEQKADGWRCVHGEDWDRLADRIRGDAIDILVDLKGHFDDNSLPLFARKPAPLQATWLGYPDTTGLRAMDAWLSDDEILAGSSAQYASERAVSLGRFFMCFRPAAGAPEVTALPASRKGYVTFGCFNSYSKVSPAMRQAMAGILREVPESRLLVTAMPGGDTRHRLQEYFQSEGIAPHRIEMRGRGGHDEFLRWHGEVDIALDSFPYNGTTTALHSLWMGVPFVALAGTAHVSRVGASILANTNLREWIAADVEGYVRIASEQARTWESLATLRQSLRDRLLSSTIMDEASFTRRLEDCLLSLWRETAC; the protein is encoded by the coding sequence ATGCTCCTCGCTGCGAACGACGCGTTTGCGCACGGTGAGCTGGAGAGCGTGACATCCCATCTGCAACCGTTGTTGCAGGACGACGTCCCTCACCCGGACGCTCTGCATCTCGCTGCGGTCGCCGAGTGCCGCCGGGGTCGCTTCGACCAGGCGCAGGTGCTGCTGGCACGCGCCACTGACGCGGATCCCACAAGGATCGATTCCTGGCATACGCTCGCGGAGGTCCGGTTCGAAACCGGCGATGCCCAGGGAGCCGTCGAGGCACTCCGGGCGCTTCTCGCGCAAGACCCGGGGTATCGTCCGGCACACGAGCGTCTCGTGTTCGCGTTGCATGCCTCGGGCCGGAGCGACGAGGCCATCGACACCTATCAGATGCACCGCATGCTCGACTGGACGTTCGACACGGCCACCAATCCAGCCGCGGTCTTCCACGCACAGGGGCGCCTGGGGGATGCCGTGGACGCCTTGCGAGCGCGTATCGCAACGGACCGGAAGAACGCGGCACTGTGGAACCTGCTGGGTGCCACGCGCCAGGCGCAGGCCCATCTGGATACTGCGATTGCGTGCTTCCGCGAAGCCGTGACCCTCGATGAACACGATGTTTCCGCGCATCGGCGGCTCGCGTTCGCGCTGGACACGGCCGGAGAACTGGAGACCGCCGTCCAGCACTACCGGAGGGCCATGGAACTCGATCCGTCAAACGCCCAGGCCAGCTCCGACCATCTTGCCGCGCGTCTGTACACCGGCTGGCCGTCAATGGACGAGGCACGGGCGGCTTACGAGGAACATGATCGGCGGCACGGATCGGGTCGGTTTCCCGTAGGCGCCACGGCCGGGATTCGCGACACGAGGCGCCGTTTGCGCATCGGCTACGTGTCCGGTGACTTCTTCGCCCACGCCATTTCCTACTTCTTCGAACCCCTGCTGGAGCACCATGACCGCAGCCGTTTCGAGATCGTGTGCTATGACCGCACGCCGCAGCGCGATGCCGTGAGCCGCAGGCTGGAGCAGAAGGCCGACGGATGGCGCTGTGTGCACGGAGAGGACTGGGACCGCCTTGCGGATCGTATCCGCGGCGATGCCATCGATATCCTGGTGGACCTCAAGGGTCACTTCGACGACAACAGTCTGCCGCTCTTCGCGCGCAAGCCCGCACCCCTTCAGGCGACCTGGCTTGGCTATCCGGACACGACGGGCCTGCGTGCCATGGACGCATGGTTGTCCGACGACGAGATACTCGCAGGTTCGTCCGCGCAATACGCCTCGGAACGCGCCGTCTCCCTCGGGCGGTTCTTCATGTGTTTTCGCCCTGCAGCGGGGGCGCCGGAAGTCACCGCATTGCCGGCGTCCCGAAAGGGCTACGTGACGTTCGGTTGCTTCAACTCCTATTCGAAAGTGAGCCCCGCCATGCGGCAAGCCATGGCCGGAATACTTCGCGAAGTTCCGGAGTCGCGGCTTCTCGTGACTGCGATGCCGGGAGGCGACACGAGGCATCGGCTGCAGGAGTACTTCCAGTCCGAGGGAATAGCACCGCACCGGATCGAGATGCGGGGCAGAGGCGGTCACGACGAGTTCCTGCGCTGGCACGGGGAAGTCGACATCGCCCTGGACAGCTTTCCCTACAACGGCACCACGACGGCGTTGCATTCCCTGTGGATGGGCGTGCCGTTCGTCGCGCTGGCGGGAACGGCCCACGTGTCCCGCGTGGGCGCGAGCATACTGGCCAACACGAACCTGCGCGAATGGATCGCTGCGGATGTCGAGGGCTACGTGCGCATCGCATCGGAGCAGGCGAGAACATGGGAGTCTCTGGCGACGCTTCGCCAGTCCCTCCGGGACCGCCTCCTGTCCTCGACGATCATGGATGAAGCGAGTTTCACGCGCCGGCTGGAGGACTGTCTGCTCTCGCTGTGGAGGGAGACGGCATGCTGA
- a CDS encoding tetratricopeptide repeat protein — MLTRWFRKPPPGFDIEQVLDEASALMIRGQHEKACEVVEAALIRAPGNARLHGRRGTLRHAQGDLAGAIESYSTAWRLDPDYAEMPYNIGLAEGASQHAEAAVLAYQEALRIRPEFLEARFNLACVLHENDRLSEACDAYRVVLAQQPDHEDARLGLGLALQEQRRLEEADEQFDALLARNPQHAAANLYRSFSLLVRGDWGAGWDRFAYRWATPEMSRYRRRYAQPEWDGSDPAGLTILVYPEQGFGDMLQFARFATQLASLGANVILEAPGPLVRLLSTLQGVQVVASGAPLPEFHAHIAVMDLARHLGRDNDSIAMGNAYLSADRAQVKRWKERLEGDGRYRVAIAWAGEPRPGQPSAARIDRRRSLRFEQLAPLARLGSVRWISLQLGTPAEQARRGPAVLALTDAASELGDFADTAALIEALDLVIAVDTSVVHLAGALGRPVWVLSRFDGCWRWLLSGSASPWYPSARVYRQESPGDWGSVLERVAADLETIVRLHPGHP, encoded by the coding sequence ATGCTGACGCGCTGGTTTCGGAAGCCACCCCCGGGGTTCGATATCGAACAGGTGCTCGACGAAGCGTCGGCATTGATGATCCGCGGTCAGCATGAGAAGGCCTGTGAAGTGGTCGAGGCCGCCCTCATCCGCGCGCCCGGGAATGCGCGGCTCCATGGACGACGTGGCACATTGCGGCACGCGCAGGGCGATCTCGCCGGGGCGATCGAAAGTTACTCCACGGCCTGGCGCCTCGACCCCGACTATGCCGAGATGCCCTACAACATCGGCCTGGCGGAAGGTGCCTCCCAACATGCGGAGGCCGCCGTGCTTGCCTACCAGGAAGCGCTGCGCATTCGTCCGGAATTCCTGGAAGCGCGTTTCAACCTTGCCTGTGTCCTGCACGAGAACGACCGCCTCTCCGAGGCGTGCGACGCCTATCGGGTCGTGCTGGCGCAGCAGCCGGACCACGAGGACGCCCGGCTCGGGCTCGGTCTTGCCTTGCAGGAACAGCGCCGGCTCGAAGAAGCAGACGAGCAGTTCGACGCCTTGCTTGCGCGGAATCCGCAACACGCCGCAGCCAATCTGTACCGCAGCTTCAGTCTGCTGGTGCGCGGCGACTGGGGCGCAGGATGGGACCGCTTTGCGTATCGCTGGGCCACCCCGGAGATGTCGCGATATCGAAGACGCTACGCCCAGCCCGAATGGGATGGCTCCGATCCCGCGGGGCTCACCATCCTCGTCTATCCGGAGCAGGGCTTCGGTGACATGCTGCAATTCGCGCGATTTGCGACCCAGTTGGCGTCGCTCGGCGCGAACGTGATCCTGGAAGCGCCCGGCCCGCTGGTGCGTCTTCTTTCCACGCTGCAAGGTGTGCAGGTGGTTGCGTCCGGCGCCCCGCTGCCGGAATTCCATGCGCACATTGCCGTCATGGACCTCGCGCGGCATCTGGGCCGGGACAACGATTCCATCGCCATGGGGAATGCGTATCTGTCGGCCGATCGTGCGCAGGTCAAGCGCTGGAAAGAACGGCTCGAGGGAGACGGCCGCTATCGAGTGGCGATCGCATGGGCGGGGGAGCCCCGTCCCGGTCAGCCGTCGGCCGCGCGCATCGACCGCCGCCGCAGCCTCCGCTTCGAACAGCTCGCGCCGCTTGCCCGCCTGGGGTCCGTGAGATGGATCAGTCTTCAGCTCGGTACGCCGGCGGAGCAGGCTCGCAGAGGTCCTGCGGTACTGGCATTGACCGATGCCGCCTCGGAACTGGGAGATTTCGCGGACACGGCGGCATTGATCGAAGCCCTGGATCTCGTCATTGCCGTGGACACGTCGGTCGTGCATCTGGCGGGGGCCTTGGGGCGCCCCGTGTGGGTGCTTTCCCGCTTCGATGGCTGCTGGAGGTGGCTGCTCTCGGGCAGCGCGTCGCCCTGGTATCCCTCTGCGCGCGTCTATCGTCAGGAGTCGCCAGGCGACTGGGGCAGTGTGCTGGAACGGGTGGCTGCAGATCTGGAAACGATCGTCCGGCTCCATCCGGGACATCCGTGA
- a CDS encoding tetratricopeptide repeat protein, whose amino-acid sequence MEAERLKAEADELFDAGRLPEAIDRYRQLLDRHPDFGRAWNNLGLCLRLQGLQSEAETAFLRATEASPGLVAAWVNLGSMQEEDHRFDDAIRSFDRAVALDPGSREARNNAGQMLSNLGRFCAAEEQFRAGLAAHPDDATLHFNLGLALARQARIPESLHALARASGIDPAAHMVASAYLLTLNYADDLTPAFVRQEHERVSATFVDAALPGFGAARSRRSAGRPLKVGYVSADLGYHVVSFFIEPVLRAHDRSVVHPYCYYAGIKEDAQCERLKSLGVQWRHIGSMGSRESLDAIRSDELDICVDLAGHTGGHRLSLFAARLAPVQINWLGYPNTTGLPGMDCRFTDEHADPAGATDIFHSERLVRLPRGFLVYQPRPEAPEVSPLPATTVGHITFGCFNNFSKVSDTVLSLWGTILGRLPASRLLLKSKGLGEDVLAAQVRERFKRLGGDPARLILEEQQAGFDQHLARYGDVDVALDSYPYCGTTTTCEALWMGVPVVTLAGPVHAARVGASLLQQVSRSRWIASTTEQYVDIAVTLASDFAMLARERASLRDTMRTSALTDADGFTRALESAYRQLVDAPSPAQPSSC is encoded by the coding sequence ATGGAGGCCGAGCGCCTGAAGGCCGAAGCCGACGAACTGTTCGATGCCGGCCGTCTGCCCGAGGCCATCGATCGTTACCGCCAGCTGCTCGACCGGCATCCCGACTTCGGCCGCGCGTGGAACAATCTCGGGCTGTGCCTGCGCCTGCAGGGTCTCCAGTCGGAAGCGGAGACGGCTTTCCTCCGGGCCACGGAGGCGTCACCCGGCCTCGTGGCCGCGTGGGTCAATCTCGGCTCGATGCAGGAGGAAGACCATCGCTTCGACGACGCCATCCGGAGTTTCGACCGAGCCGTTGCACTCGATCCTGGTTCGCGGGAGGCACGAAACAATGCGGGGCAGATGCTCTCCAATCTTGGCCGCTTCTGTGCCGCGGAGGAACAGTTCCGCGCCGGCCTTGCAGCGCATCCCGATGATGCCACCCTGCATTTCAATCTGGGTCTTGCGCTCGCCCGGCAGGCGCGGATTCCCGAGTCGCTCCACGCGCTTGCCCGTGCGTCCGGGATCGATCCGGCCGCACACATGGTGGCGAGCGCCTACCTTCTGACGCTCAACTACGCGGACGATCTGACACCGGCATTCGTGCGCCAGGAGCACGAGCGGGTGTCTGCGACGTTCGTGGATGCCGCCTTGCCAGGATTCGGCGCTGCGCGCAGTCGACGGTCGGCGGGCCGACCGCTAAAGGTGGGCTACGTTTCGGCCGATCTTGGCTATCACGTCGTCAGTTTCTTCATCGAACCGGTCCTCCGGGCCCATGACCGAAGCGTGGTCCACCCCTATTGCTACTATGCCGGCATCAAGGAAGACGCCCAGTGCGAGCGCCTCAAGTCGCTCGGCGTGCAGTGGCGTCACATCGGTTCGATGGGCAGCCGAGAGTCGCTGGATGCCATCCGTTCGGACGAACTGGACATCTGTGTCGATCTTGCCGGGCATACCGGGGGGCATCGGCTGAGCCTCTTCGCCGCAAGACTCGCACCGGTGCAGATCAACTGGCTGGGCTATCCGAACACGACGGGTCTCCCTGGAATGGATTGCCGGTTCACCGATGAGCACGCCGATCCTGCCGGAGCGACGGACATCTTCCATTCCGAGCGCCTCGTCCGTTTGCCTCGAGGCTTCCTGGTCTACCAGCCCCGGCCCGAGGCGCCGGAGGTGAGCCCGCTGCCCGCCACCACGGTGGGACACATCACGTTCGGCTGCTTCAACAATTTTTCCAAGGTTTCGGACACGGTGCTGTCGCTTTGGGGAACGATTCTCGGACGGTTGCCGGCTTCCCGCCTGCTTCTGAAGTCCAAGGGCCTGGGGGAGGATGTGCTGGCCGCGCAGGTACGTGAACGGTTCAAGCGGCTTGGCGGCGATCCGGCCCGATTGATCCTCGAAGAACAACAGGCGGGCTTCGATCAGCATCTGGCGCGCTATGGCGACGTCGATGTTGCCCTGGACTCCTATCCCTACTGCGGCACGACCACGACGTGTGAAGCGCTCTGGATGGGCGTGCCGGTGGTGACACTCGCGGGACCCGTTCATGCAGCGCGCGTGGGCGCGAGCCTTCTGCAGCAGGTGTCTCGTTCCCGCTGGATTGCCTCGACGACCGAGCAGTACGTGGATATCGCGGTCACGCTCGCCAGCGACTTCGCCATGCTTGCCAGGGAGCGCGCGAGCCTTCGCGACACCATGCGCACCAGCGCGCTCACCGATGCAGACGGATTCACCCGGGCACTGGAATCGGCGTATCGGCAGTTGGTTGACGCGCCGTCCCCGGCGCAGCCTTCGTCATGCTGA